Proteins encoded together in one Candidatus Babeliales bacterium window:
- a CDS encoding transaldolase family protein — MNLFLDTANLSDIKTWQPTGLIDGITTNPSLLSKETTNPTAHLREICSIMHPHDVSIEVTEQEPKAVYEQAKKIAGLAKNVIVKIPCHVDYLSVIKQLVNENIKINITLVFSLVQGLLMCKLGVYYISPFIGRLDDIDSDGIALIEQLRHMIDFYGFETKILAASIRHIQHLHDSVQAGADIATVPSGIIKTAMAHPLTTQGMTQFNADWQKLGIRQFP, encoded by the coding sequence ATGAACCTCTTTTTAGATACCGCAAATCTATCAGATATAAAAACATGGCAACCCACCGGACTAATCGATGGCATCACTACCAATCCATCATTATTAAGCAAGGAGACCACTAACCCAACGGCACATTTACGTGAAATATGCTCTATCATGCACCCTCATGATGTCAGCATAGAAGTGACTGAGCAGGAGCCAAAAGCTGTATATGAACAGGCAAAAAAAATAGCCGGACTGGCAAAAAACGTGATAGTTAAGATCCCCTGCCACGTTGATTATCTATCGGTGATCAAACAGTTGGTTAATGAAAACATAAAAATTAACATAACTCTGGTTTTCTCCCTCGTACAAGGGCTGCTGATGTGCAAACTTGGGGTTTATTATATATCCCCGTTCATTGGCCGCCTAGATGATATAGATAGCGATGGTATCGCCCTTATTGAGCAACTGCGACATATGATCGATTTTTATGGCTTTGAAACCAAAATACTGGCCGCCTCCATCCGCCATATACAGCACCTTCATGATAGCGTTCAAGCTGGAGCAGATATTGCAACCGTGCCAAGTGGGATCATTAAAACAGCGATGGCTCATCCATTAACTACTCAAGGTATGACACAATTCAATGCGGATTGGCAAAAACTAGGCATTCGGCAATTTCCATAA
- the efp gene encoding elongation factor P encodes MISTSDFKRGSKILFRDEPYMVLDFQHVKPGKGGAFVRTKMKNMITSLIREETFRSGEKFDNPNLQYRTMQYLYNEEGLYNFMDQEDYEQVAFNKDQIEEVLDYLKEQSLYTVLYFKERPIAVTPPMFMELEVKETPPGVRGDTAQGAATKPATMETGLVVLVPLFVNEGDFLKIDTREGIYIERIKK; translated from the coding sequence GTGATTTCTACATCTGATTTCAAAAGAGGCTCTAAAATCCTTTTTCGTGACGAGCCATACATGGTACTTGATTTCCAGCATGTAAAGCCGGGAAAAGGTGGCGCGTTTGTACGTACGAAAATGAAAAATATGATCACCAGCCTAATCCGCGAAGAAACCTTCCGTTCTGGTGAAAAGTTTGATAATCCTAATCTTCAATATAGAACTATGCAGTATTTATATAACGAAGAAGGTCTGTATAACTTTATGGACCAAGAGGATTATGAACAGGTTGCATTCAATAAAGATCAGATTGAAGAAGTGCTCGATTATTTAAAAGAGCAATCTTTATACACAGTCTTATATTTTAAAGAAAGACCGATTGCCGTTACTCCGCCGATGTTTATGGAGTTGGAAGTAAAAGAGACGCCACCAGGAGTGCGTGGAGATACGGCTCAAGGAGCGGCTACTAAGCCTGCAACGATGGAAACTGGCTTGGTTGTACTCGTACCATTATTCGTTAATGAGGGCGATTTCCTCAAAATAGACACCCGAGAAGGTATCTATATAGAACGTATTAAAAAATAA
- the nusB gene encoding transcription antitermination factor NusB, giving the protein MSCSVDTTDDIVGTHVYAELSRRDIRSLIFHYLYAMDSLSYEDSLESIVDMLNRGFDLDVPLDSEVVVITQAIIDQRDQLDQQMVPFLHNWRLERVGLATKLILRLAFWELDQKDVVHNIIINEAIELAKCFAEKDAYKFINGVLDEAVKSRGIILTDDTVAE; this is encoded by the coding sequence ATGAGTTGTTCTGTTGATACGACTGACGATATTGTCGGTACGCATGTATATGCAGAGTTATCACGTCGAGATATTCGATCGTTGATATTTCATTATTTGTATGCCATGGATTCATTGAGTTATGAAGATTCTTTGGAATCGATTGTTGATATGCTTAATCGTGGATTTGATTTAGATGTTCCATTAGATAGCGAAGTAGTTGTTATTACGCAAGCTATTATAGATCAACGAGATCAGCTTGATCAGCAGATGGTTCCGTTTTTGCATAATTGGCGTTTGGAACGTGTTGGTCTTGCTACAAAGCTGATTTTACGATTGGCGTTTTGGGAGTTAGATCAAAAAGACGTGGTGCATAATATTATTATTAACGAAGCGATTGAGCTTGCTAAATGTTTTGCAGAGAAAGACGCTTATAAGTTTATTAACGGTGTTCTCGATGAAGCGGTTAAGTCACGGGGTATTATTTTAACGGATGACACAGTTGCTGAATAA